In Rutidosis leptorrhynchoides isolate AG116_Rl617_1_P2 chromosome 2, CSIRO_AGI_Rlap_v1, whole genome shotgun sequence, one genomic interval encodes:
- the LOC139888671 gene encoding uncharacterized protein → MSGETVKEMTRQFAKLEKFEGVNFRRWQQKMRFLLTTLKVVHVLSTPMPELPEDATLDQIRRRNKWDNDDFICRGHILNGMSDALFDVYQSVETAKELWDSLESKYMAEDASSKKFLVSNFNNYKMVDSRPVMEQFHEIL, encoded by the coding sequence ATGTCTGGAGAAACGGTGAAAGAGATGACAAGGCAGTTTGCAAAACTGGAGAAATTTGAAGGAGTTAATTTTCGAAGATGGCAACAGAAGATGCGATTTTTGTTAACAACGTTGAAGGTTGTTCATGTTCTATCCACCCCCATGCCAGAACTTCCTGAGGATGCAACTTTGGATCAAATCAGGAGAAGAAACAAGTGGGATAACGATGATTTCATATGTCGTGGCCACATTCTAAATGGTATGTCTGATGCTCTTTTTGATGTTTACCAATCTGTAGAAACTGCTAAAGAACTATGGGATTCGCTTGAATCCAAATACATGGCCGAAGATGCTTCGAGTAAGAAGTTTCTTGTGAGTAATTTCAATAATTACAAAATGGTGGATTCAAGGCCTGTTATGGAACAGTTCCACGAAATTCTTTGA